In the Glycine max cultivar Williams 82 chromosome 19, Glycine_max_v4.0, whole genome shotgun sequence genome, AGACTTGGTATAACAGCATAGTATGTTTCTTCTTAGGTTGCAGTACAATTCCCCTTCACTCAGTATTACCACCAACACAACCCACTATTTCACTTTAATACTGTATAAAAGAATATTCATTGTTACTGTTTCACATTCTACAGAATCTGCACACAACACACCCAAAAAAATGCCAACTTTATTAAGGGGATTTTTTTCACAATCCCCGTGGCATTCATGAAAACAAGATGAAGtatatcattataaatttacCCTTATTGAAGAAgaccaatagatttttaatttaacttctCCGGTCTATTTTGTTCATTGATTAATTCGAACAACAATACACGTATCTTCCGACAAGCGTATTCAATAATTTTGGGCAGGCCGGCTGTCTCATTGTCAAGTGTCTTTTCCCATGAAAGCATTCTTGAAGacaaaaattagtttcataaacACTCTCTCGTCACTTGATACATACCCGCGGAGAGAACAGAACAAGAAACtcaaaagtaagaaaaattaaaaagttgttATTGAACAAGCTAAAACTTAATTTATGAGGAGAAATGAACACTACCAACAAACGCAGAATggcttattaattataaatatacattACATAATAATAAGATACACCGCTACTCTACCCTTACACTTTCTTACTTACAATTTGCCAGCCACTACGCAGCTCACCTAAGTAAAGACTTAAAGAAGCTAAACCAAAAAGCTACCTCGCGTGAACTGGCAGAACTGTGGCACAACCTTAACCTCAACTCATTCCTTAcatacattcatacatgcaaACGGAgatctaaacaaaaatgaataCAGCATAGGCCAAAAGACTACATCCTCAGCTTTCGGGTACGAGAAAATGCGACTCTCATTTCTCACACATCGAAAGGAGAAGAAGGGCCTGATCTGTTCTGCCCTCTCTTCTCGTACGCATCTGATGCCGACCTTCTTCGAAACCGAAACGAATCTTTTCCTCCTAaaaaacacacatcaaataaaaTCAGTACAATTTATGCCTAGCTATTACTGTTAGTCGTTGCTTATTGATTAACAAAAGCCATCATCCTTCCTACGAATTTCACACACAATAATTAACGAGGATTACTATTTGGTACGAGACGAAACAATAAGAATCAACTTGACACgtgtaaaaaaggtaaaaacagAAATCAGGGATGAGATAAAAAAGCATAATTTAGTAAAGTAACTGCATAAAAGGCTGAATTTACTCTTCGTACTGATTAGCATTTCCCATAATTAATTATCCGGCtgctatatattatattatataatcatATAATGTAACCAAGTTGGCTAACCTAGTTGTGAGAAATGGACACTTGGGTTGAGCTGAAGTGCTGAACCCAAAACAAACAAATGTGGTCATATATACTGTGTGACCAATGAAGGTGCTACTTATGTGGGCAAGTCAATTTAACAACCAAATATCATTGTTCATTCATAACTACTCCCACCAAACACTGCTTTATCATGCCTGGCAAAGGACAAAATATCCGCTACCCGAAATTGTGGGGGCGTTGTTTACTTTTACTGGACCGCGCaagcatatatatttttttaccgtGACAGTAAACAGAGTAGTAGAAAAGAAATAACGACCTTACCGGAAAACGGAGAAATCGGAGTAGTAGAACCGGCGGGAGAAACCGGAGGCGATCCACTCTGGTACCCGGGCGGTTTCACGATCATGATACTACGCGTCACTCTCGTCGCTTCCTCCGACGATTCGTCTCCGTACGATCTCACGCTCCCGCCCTCCGTTTCTGATCATTAATCAATAAATATGCCTAATCGTTAGCAGcatattttcatgcttttttctttaacgaaaaaaaaaaagcggcGAAAAATATCTATGAGCGTTTCAGATGCAACCAGGTATCTCCAAATTAAAGTTGTTATGTTCAGGTTATTTCATCTCCCAAACTATATCATCTTTTACTATTATTGCATATAGATCATGTGGAAATGATTTAGAAGATTCGGAACTTGGAGGATTCGAGCTTGAAAAGCATGTTTAGGGTGTAGATCTGACAGCATGCAACCTAAAACACACAAATCGGTCTCCGATTCGAAGGTACGAGTGGTTAGATTATAAaagaatgataattatgataagAGTTGAGTTAACGATTGTAGTTGTGGACTTGTAGTTAACGAAAATCGTTGGTGAATTATATGAGTATGATTAACGAGGCAGGGCGTACCCTTGCCGGAGCTAGGTCGGAAAGTGAAGGTGTGGTGTTTTCGGAGCTTGCCGAGACCGTTTTCCGGCCTTGGGCCGGCGACGGTGTCGTCCCACAAGTGGTCGAGGAGGCCCATATGGATCAAGCGTATTTTAGCAGATCCGGCGTATGGAGATCCCAACGATGACCAGATCTCGGAGTAAGAGATACAACTACGCCCCACAGAGGTCATATTTAACGATGCCAGAGCGTTAAAAGTCGAACAACTTGTTGGGGTTAAGGGAGATCTGAACCGTCGATTGTGATCAAAGTTGGAGCCTTTGACGTGGCCACATGGATCGGCGTTCACGTCGAGATAAGGATTGCTTAGCGTATGGGCCCACATTACTCGGGGATTTTAAGGCTGAAGAAGAAGGATGACACGTGACATTACTTGTGGGTCACGTGACAAGTCATTTTCTTTCTCGGGCTGATTTTATCTAAATCGACAACATGAGTCCTTCTTTCTCTTGTATTTACATAAGCTGACCTTATGATCTCTTCATCTCTTATCATGCCTTCAAATAGGAACATTAGGACGcagctttttctgaaattagggaattttgtttttcctgtttagtttactttttataaattaaaattctcatcaaataatatttttcgatAATATGTTTTAGCTATATTTTTCACACAATTATTCCTACGAAGAAAGtgtgaaacaaatttttttttagttttaaaaaaattattatgacaaAATACtatattactttttattaaatcattttattatgataaataattaaattcgatgacaataatattaattattctttgattgtcaaTAAACTtaaatgaatattaataaatgttagcatcatattttttaacacattttttattgatcggaatttattaaaaattataaaatttaaaatttaatgggtTTCACataatatttagatttttttcttgtaattttatattttttaatacattttaatcaATAAGATAAAGTGTTTTGTTAACACtgctcataaatatttttaagaataattttactaACGAAATACATCTTAATCTTTCTTAAGAATAATGATTTTTCTAGAGTGTAAAATTGATCGAAATTGGGTctttatatttgatttggaCTTATTGGATTAGAGTGTAAAATTAAGTCGGACAAATATTTTTAGAGTGTTAATTTGATGGTCTGATCTAATCATGTGCAAGCCCAATGAATTAAACCAAcccttattaaaaataaataaaaaatggcaTGATCAGTAtgcaaaaattaagaattatatatagatttattagaaaatatataattaaaacggTTAACCGAGTAAAATCAAATAGGCCTAATTTTTTGGGCCTTTATTTTAGAAATCTTGCTCGGTTTGTCCAGTTGACAAACTACACAAGCTTGACTTTttttacaagtatttttttgaGGAGGCTAATTCATCCATGTTAGCTAATCGGGTCGAATTCAAATTACTAGTTCTAGAATCGCCAAATTTTCCCAGATTAGgtgcttttataaaatatttcctCAAATGGAAtccttttgaaatattttacatGGGAGGGGTTATTTTCTACGCAAACTGCATGGGTTATTTAGCAAACTGCCATTGGCAATGGCGAGTTTGCTGGCCAAAGCAACGTGCCATGGAAAACGCCAATGATAATGGCGATTTCCAAAGCAAGCCCTACGTTTACGCTTGCACCAGCCAACCCGCCAATTTGACTGGCGATTTCCAAAGCATCACCAGACTCGTCAGTCATGGTGGCAACTTCCACCTGCAAGGCAACTCGCCATCACCATTGGCGTTTTCCATGCCACGTGGCTTTGGCCAGCAAACTCGCCATTGCCAATGGCGATTTACTAAATAATCCATGCAATTTACGTAGAAAACAATCCCCCCatgtaaaatatttcaaaaggatcccatttggaaaaatattttgtaaaagcaCCCCATCTGGGGAAATTTGCCTCTAGAATCTACATTTAAACATAATTATCGTCATTGTACACCAAAGGACAATTCAATCTCAAGGAAAAAATATGTTGAGGTCCTTAAAAATTCAAGTGTGttactcttatttttcttttactaacAAGTGTACACAAGAATATTTTAGTGTTAAAAATGTTCTAATTAAAGTCAATCTTATAGCTTGATGATGGTTGATCCAAATAGTGTTAAAAATGTTTCGATCGGAGTCAAACCCAATGAGATTGATCATAAAGTTTGGTAATTGACAATCTAAACAACATTATGCATTTTTCTTGTTATGAGTTATTCTTGTGAACTCTAATTAAGTACCCAACCTAGAGATTGGGCTTCAGTTACAGTAGATTCGAGGTCGAACTTTGAGAGTTACATATTTCATCAAGTGTTTGAACTCGACTTATAACAAATCTAAGGTCATCCTTAGAATTAAAAACCAATTAGCCTAGGATCCAAACTCATCATGTGTTAAACCAGAGtttagactaaaaatataaaatagtacaTATACATAATTACTATTAtatcttttattataaataaccggagtttaaaaatgaaattatgaacATTGAATACATTTTCACTAAAATCATATCCCCACAATGATTAAACGAAAACTTACTTTAGTCttagcttctttttttattttcctttttaagtgAAAACTACATATTTGAgtattatcttaattaatttttatccatTGTTTCCTCTCTTGTttgcttttcttattttttgtatcatctaattaaaaaaagcattagggtgaaagagaaaacaaatataaaataaaaaaattccataaatttttaccaaactttaaaaaaaaaatatatctaatttcaattcattttaccaTCTTTCACTATTTCCATCAATTCAAatgtatataaacaaaaaatgttttttgaaCACGCAAAACCTTATCTTACAGTTAATGAGAGagatataaaaagaataaaaatataagtatgataataatataatataatgtgataaaaaatgataaatattaattaagtgaTTAAAAAAAGTAGAATGTCCAAAATTAAACACGCATCTTAACTACACGATAAGACACTTATACCTAATTTTGGTCGTGCAGATGCTATGGACTATGGAGTTCGACTCAACAAGTACATACTGGTCCATAAACCTCCTAATTTGGTAGTCAATAATATCCTGCACTGTTTATTGATTAATATAAGCTATAATTATCAAGCGGGGTACCTATTGATTAATATAAGCTATAATATCCAGCAGGTGTTTACTGATTAATAATTTAAGCATACCTCATTTTTGGATGTTGTGATGACTaatatcaaattgaaaaaaagttataaagacTCGAACTCAATAAAGATTTACAATTCAAGACTTTTTATAACAAGTTATCGCGAGAACGATATCATCCAATAACTCATGTGATGTGAGTATCATAACTTAACACAGAAAATTTCCTTTGGCCACTCTTTCATAGTTAGTGGTTAATATTTGATCACATGCATATACTTGTATAGTTGGAGCaagatataatattttatctctCGACTAAATAAGATGCATCATTAGCCAATTGGCATTAATatccataataaaaaaataaaaaatcgaaaaaatgctcaaaatttaatcctatgaaactaatttttgtataaattctattttcaatccttactataaatattatatcatttttgtaattaagtaaTTAGATTCACCATCTATTATGAAgagtttataaagaaaaaaagtaaatttgtattagttttctttagaatttaatttccaTTTGTTATTATGGTAAACATTTTACATTATTCataattagaaataatttaaattcatttttaaaataatattaaaaacaacaattgtactaaatattataatatcttATGAAATATGACAATATGCAATTAAATAGTAGTATAAAAAAAGTAGTAATTTCTAATTAGATTAttctataatattataaatattgaatgtatcatttttataaaacattgAATGTAATATAATAAAGTTATAAAGGCACCTGTTTTTATCAGTCTAGTTGTTCACTCCATTAATTTTTGGAGACCGGAGGCTCAAAAATGTCAAGGCAGCGgctgatttcattttttttttttattcttttgttgttGAAAAGTTGTGGCTGATTTTAAGTTAGAAAAGATCATAAAggtttttctgtaaaaaaaaaaaaatcataaaaatttttatatttgatatcaTTTTCTGATTGAAACAtatcattttattgttttttttttctttttggtataAGGAGGGCTAAAGCCCAAACAATCATTTTAttgtttcaaatttatatttgtatcttttagtgatcaaatttttattttataaatttttataagagacttaattaaaaaaattaaaatgataaataactaaattgtGAAAATTAATAAACGATCAATTAAATTGATAACAATATATTATTAGTGAAGGACTAAGATAATTTATTAGATTAAATCAAGTTTTGATGAGTAAGGctgaatggttttttttttttttttagaaaagagaATCAACActttttcatttcaataataTGTGGAATACATGGGGGTGATGAAGCTGGAGGTTTCCTGAGGGCTGAGTCAGGATGGCTAGGAACAAAACTCCAGTCCAAGAAGGGAAAGTTCATGCTTTGCTCAAAACCATGAAGTGGATTACCCAATTGCTTTGAAACTCGTTGTAAGGGATTAGTTGATAATTTGTATAGCACTGAAACTACATCACTGAATTCGGGGTTATTATTCATCAGCTTTGAAATCGGCTAAGACCTCATGAAGACTTCTAAGTTAAATTTGTGAGTAGAAAGGCTAATATGATGGTCCATTGTCTTGTTAGACCCTCTTTGGAGAATCCTGAGAGTAATATTTTCTATTGCACACCCCTAAGGATGAagtagtaaaataattaaagaatcaGGTTAATACATTGGTTACAGACCAAATAATCTGATATTCAGCTTagaataatttgtttataagaaaaaatatttgaaatggtTGTAGCTTTTAGAGTATAAGACACTTCTCTCTCTtagaagattttcttttttgttaccTTTCTCATTAGAAGATATTACAATTATATGatcattccattttattttaaaatttatatttttctctctcatagaaggcatttaaattaaaaaattaaattattctcctctgaaagatcaaaataagctatattttagttattttaatataaatggttttttttagtagtgaataaCTATTAGCTAACTTACTAAGAGTAGtttactttcttttattttctccaaCTCTATGGCTACTAACAAGTAATTTTACATAtcgtattataaatttaagattttagtagttgaaataatattttgaatactTATACTACTATAATGAAGCTTCGGTCAAAATCTTTCATTACATCTTTTTAAGTCTCAAAATTCACAATAAGATTCAAAATTAGTGCTTGTTTGCGAACACGTTGAAATTACTATAGCACTCTACAACACCTCCAACCCAGAAGTAAGACATACAAGTTCCTTCCATCTCCGTAATTTTTGAGCCGATTAACGTTTATTCAAATGAAgacagaaaaaaaggaaaaacaatttcCTCTTAAAGattcttttatattaaaatgaactaAACTGTAATATATACTAATCTCTCGAGAgaatataatg is a window encoding:
- the LOC100814324 gene encoding dormancy-associated protein homolog 3 isoform X2 gives rise to the protein MTSVGRSCISYSEIWSSLGSPYAGSAKIRLIHMGLLDHLWDDTVAGPRPENGLGKLRKHHTFTFRPSSGKETEGGSVRSYGDESSEEATRVTRSIMIVKPPGYQSGSPPVSPAGSTTPISPFSGKEEKIRFGFEEGRHQMRTRREGRTDQALLLLSMCEK
- the LOC100814324 gene encoding dormancy-associated protein homolog 3 isoform X1 — encoded protein: MWAHTLSNPYLDVNADPCGHVKGSNFDHNRRFRSPLTPTSCSTFNALASLNMTSVGRSCISYSEIWSSLGSPYAGSAKIRLIHMGLLDHLWDDTVAGPRPENGLGKLRKHHTFTFRPSSGKETEGGSVRSYGDESSEEATRVTRSIMIVKPPGYQSGSPPVSPAGSTTPISPFSGGKDSFRFRRRSASDAYEKRGQNRSGPSSPFDV